The DNA segment AAACGACCAAAACGAACGAAACGAACATAACGAGAAAAACGAAGATAATGACTGACACCAATACCGCACGAATCACGGTAGCGAACCAGAAGGGAGGCGCGGGGAAGACTACCGACGTCATTCATACTGGCGGCGCACTCTCTGCGCGAGGCCACGACGTCCTCCTGGTCGATATCGACTACCACGGAGGGCTCACCTGCTCGCTTGGCTACAACGATCTGTACTACGACACCGACCGCACAACGCTGTTCGACGTCCTCGACTTCGACCAGATGGAGTCGGTGAACGACATCATCGTCGAGCACGAGGAATTCGACATCCTTCCCGCCAGCGAGAAACTCGCGAACAACAAGAACATCCAGACGCTGCTTGAGGCGCCGAAGAGTCGCGAGCGGTTGGAGATGACTCTCGACGAACTCGAGAAGGACTACGACTACATCATTGTCGACACGCCGCCATCCCTGAACGTCCTCACCGACAACGCCCTCGTCGCAACCGGCAACGTCGTTATCCCCGTCATTCCCGAGAAGCTCAACGCCAACAGCCTCCAGATTTTCGCAAAGCAACTGAGTTCCCTCGAACAGGCGTACGGAGACATCAACCGGCTCGCCATCGTCTGTAACCGTGTCGAGCAGAACGCCGAGCACCGTGACACTATCGAGGAGATCAAGTCGGCGTACTCCCTCCCGGTGTTCGAGATCCCGAAGCGGACCGACCTCTCTCAGTCGATTGGCGAGGGTGTGTCCGTCTTCGGCTTCGGCAAGGAGAACCAGCGCGTCGAGGATGCACGCGACCTGTTCAACGAGATCGCCGACCTGTTCGATGAGACGTTTGAGAAGACCGCACCTGAGGAGGTGGAAGCATGACCGACGGTTGGGGCGATGCATCCGGCATCGAGGGCAACTACGAAGAGGAGGACGACGAGGCTGATTCCAGCGAAACGAGTGAGGTGAGTGAAACGGTGGAAACCAGTTCATCGACCGAAACGACCGAATCGACTTCAACGAAGGAAACGAACGAAACGAGCAAAACGAAGACGAACATCAAGGACGAATGGAATGGGCGGACGATCTACATTCCCGACGATGTCCTCGACGAGATGGAGGATACCTACCTCGAGTCCCAGCTGAAGCTCCGCAAGGCGGGGCAGGACGAGTTCAAGAAGAACCGTCACTTCTACCCGCTACTCGTCCAGTTCGGTGTTGAGGCGCTCTCTGATGCGGATGCTGAGGAAATCCAGGCTCGGCTCTCGGAACTCGGCGACGAATGACCTTGCGCAGAGCGAGGCTCAGAATTTTGTATAGCGATATACGATATACATTCTACTGTATTACGGATTTCCGGTACTAAGAGACTCTAGACCTCCGAATTCTCCCGATGAGCCGAATACAACAAGTGGTCCTGATTATGCCCGTAATCACGACCACTTTGAAGTACCCCGGCGCCGTCGGTGAAGCACGAATGCTGCAACCGCCTCACGACGACGCTTCCCCCAGGGTAGAGGACCCGAGACCGGGGCTGCAGGACGGTGGAGGGCCGGTGAATGCCTGACCGAGCGCTTTCGACGCCGCTCGACGACAGCTTCGAGCGCTACCTCCAAGACAAGGGGAAAGGCCGGGGCGGCGGCGGTGGGAACTATCGACGTAACGCTGCACGCGAGCTCGAACGGTTCGCCGAGTGGGCCGCCGGCGACCGCGGCGCCGACGACTGGACCGGGATCGTCCCCGACGACATCGACCGCGAGCCGACCTTCGACGATCTCGACGAACGCGTGTTCCGGGAGTACGCCCGGCATCTCGGTGGAGATCGGGGACTCAAGCAGAACACGGTACAAACCTATTACCGCTATATCTCTGCCTGGTGTGGGTGGTGTGTCAACGAAGGGTATCTCGAGGCGCATTACGCGCAGCGGGCGAGTGCGATGGCACCGTTACCGGAGGACGACGGCCGCAAGCCCGGAGACCAACAGGCCTGGACGTCCGAACAGCGCCACGCCCTCACCCGCCACGTCGACGAACGGGCCCGCGACGCCGTCGAGACGTACACGACACTCCCGGAGGGTACTGACCCCCTCGACAAGCAGCGAGCACGCTACGCGGCGCTGAAGGCGGCTCGTGACCGGGCGCTGGTGTTCGTCCTCGCGTACACCGCCGTCCGCGTCGGAGAACTCCTCCGCGATCCGAACGACCCGCGCCGGCGCGGCGTCCGTTGGGAGGACCTCTCCCTCGACGACGGGAGTATGGACGTCTACCGGAAGAAACAGCAATGGGACGCCGCGAGTCTCCCCGACCCGGTGATCTCGCCGCTACGGAGCTACCGCCAGCTGATGGACCCACCGACGGAGCGCTGGCCGGTGTTTCCCACGTTCGACCAGCGGACGCTCGCAGGGCTCGTCCAGGATGATCTCGCCGACCGAGGAGAACATACGGAGGCAATCGCCGAACGCCGTGGGGAGTACGCTCGCGACCTCCTCCTGGCGCTCGATGAGGATATTCGGCCGCCGTCGATCACGACGGACGGCGCACGGTCGATTCTCCAACGCCTCTCTGAGGCCGCAGAGATCGATATCGACCATCCGAAACACGACTATCTCGCCCCGCACGGTGGTCGGCGTGGGATGGGAGAAGTTCTCGTTCGAGCATTCGGATACACGGTTGCCGCCCGGTATCTCGACAATTCAGAGGAGATGGTGAGAGAGCGGTATTCACATATCGAGGCCGGAGAACTCGGTAATGTCGCTACTGAGGCGCTCGAGGAGATCGATAGTATACCGTAGTAACATATTTCGAGTGTGAGGGGTAGACCGTCGCGTTCACACCGCGTCGACGGTGAACAGCGAGTCGTCGCTGAGGACGACCTGTACCCGGCGGTGCCAGGCGTCAGCAAAGGCCTCCCGTTGCTGGTCGCTTGCCGATCCGTCGAGAATCCCCTGGAGGTTCCCGATCGCGGGTCCACCGCCAGGAACATCGCTGACGTGGTAGGCCACTTCGACGGTCTCGTCCGTGTCGGTTCGCCGGAACCGGAACGTCGGGTCCGCCGTGTCCGGGTCGAACGCGTCGAAGCGCAGGAGGTCGCGGCGGCCGCCATAGCCGCCGGCGAGCCCGCTGAATCCGTCATCGCCGGTCGCGCCAGTCACGTACGAGATGATGCGGCTCATCACGCCGTACGCGGCATCGTCCTGCGGGCCGGCCGTCTGGACCTCGATTTCGCTCCGGACTGGATAGTCGTCGGGATACAGGGCGTCGAGCCCGAGCTGGACGATCCGATAGGCACCCGAGGCTGTCGGACAGGAGTGTCCGGCTTCTTTCACCGCGTCCCGGTAGGTGACGACGAACGGCTCGCCCGGTTCGAGGACGCCGAGGGCCTCCGCGACGGGGTCGCGGATTTCGATCGGGTCGGCGTCGTAGTCGACCTGCCAATTGGTTCTCGTCTGGGTCGTGTCAGTCGCAGTCGAATTCGATGTCATGAGTTGTGGTTGTGATCGTGTCTCGTGGTCAGTAGCGGAGCAGTCGCATCCCGTTGAGGATGACGAGGAGGACGCTGGCCTCGTGGACCAGCATTCCCGACGCGAGGGTGACGTAGCTGGTGAGCACGCCCGCGAGGAGGACGGTCACGGTCAGCACCGCGAGCCCGACGTTCTCGAGGACGTTCCAGCGCGTCGCCTTGCTGAGTTTGACCGCGTACGGGATGCGTTCGAGGTCGTCGGCCATCAGCGCCATGTCCGCCGTCTCGATGGCGGTGTCCGTCCCGGCAGCGCCCATCGCGATGCCGACGTCGGCGGTCGCCAGCGACGGCGCGTCGTTGATGCCGTCGCCGACCATCGCGACGACGTGGCCGTCGGCCTGGTAGCCCTCGATGACGGACTGCTTGTCCTCGGGGAGGAGTTCGGCACGGTAGTCGTCGATGCCGACTTCCTCGGCAACGGCGGCGGCCGTCCGCTCGTTGTCGCCGGTGAGCATCACCGTCTCAATGCCGGCCTCCTGAAGCGCCGCGACGACCCCAGGAGCGGCCTCCCGGAGCTCGTCCCGCATCGCAATCGCGCCGATGACGTCCCCGTCCCGAACGACGTGGACGACTGTCTCGCCGCGCCCCTCACGCTCGCGGACGTAGTCGGCGACCCGACTGGGGACGTCGATGTCGCGGTCGTCCAGCAGTGCGCGGTTGCCGACAACAACTTCGTGGCCATCGGTATGGGTGATAACGCCCTTCCCGGCGACCACGTCGAAATCGTCCGGATCGGGGATCGACTGGAGGCTGGCGTCCGTATCGTCCGCCTGGGCGACCGTCGTTCCGCCGTCCGTCGCGGCGGTCGGATCCTCGCGGGCCGCGTCGACGATGGCGTCAGCGAGGTGGTGTTCGCTCTTCTTCTCGGCGGTCGCCGCGAGTGAGAGGACCTCGTCATCAGCAGCGCCGAACCCCTCAACATCGGCGACGGTGGTCTCGCCCTTCGTGAGGGTGCCGGTCTTGTCGAAGGCGACAAGGTCGATCTTGCCGGCGCGTTCGAGGTGTTCGCCACCCTTCATCAGCACGCCAGACCGAGCGGCGTTGCCGATGGCCGAGACGATGCTGACCGGTGGCCCGATGACCAGCGCGCCGGGACAGCCGATGACCAACAGGGTCAGTGACAGGATCGCGTTCTGCGTGACGGCGTACGCACCGATAGCGAGCACGATGACGGCCGGCGTGTAATACTTCGCGAACCGGTCGATGAGACTCTCCGTGGGCGACTGGGCCTCTTGGGCCTCCTCGACACGGCGGATGATCCGTTCGAGCGTCGTATCCGAGCCCGCACCCGTCGTTCGGATCTCCAGTGCGCCTTCTTGATTGACCGTCCCGGCGTAGACCTCGTCGCCGTCGGCCTTGTGGACGGGCGCGCTCTCGCCGGTGACTGGTGCTTGGTTGACGGCGCTCTCGCCGTCGACGACGTCACCGTCGACCGGAATCTTTCCGCCCGGCTTTACGACGACGACTTCGTCCTCTTCGACCTCGCGGGCGGGGACTTCTTGGAGTTCCCCGTCGCGACGGACGGTCGCCGTGTCGGGCGTCATCTCCAGCAGCTCCTGGAGGGCAGTCCGGGTCTTCCGCATCGTCCGTCCCTCGAGGTAGCTGCCGAGGCTGAACAGGAAGACGACGGCGGCGGCCTCCCAGTACTCCCCGATGATGATGGCCCCGATGGCGGCTAGCGTCACCAGCGTCTTGATGCCGAGCGTCCGGTTGGTGACCTCGTGGTAGGCGGTCTTGGCGATGTCGTAGCCACCCACGATCGTCGCGAGGATGAGGATGGCGGCGCTCGCCGTATTGAAACTCGTGAGGTAGCCCAGACTCCAGCCACCGCCGTAGAGCAGGCCACTCGTCGCCGTGACGATGGCCTTCCGGTGTTTCCGGTAGTACTGCGTGATCGATTGTTTGTTCATGGTGTTAGGCGGGCTGGGGCGTGTACCCCTGGTTTTCGATGGTCTGTGCGAAGGCGTCGGGGTCAGCGACGTTGTCGTCGTACTCAATCTCGACGCGGCCGGTCGCGTAGTGGACTTCGACGTGCTGGACGCCGTCGACGTTCGAGAGGGCGCGTTCGACGGTGCTCGCACAGGTCGGGCAGTCGAAGTCCATGACGCGGAACTGGGTTGTGTCGCTCATTACAGTTTGAGGTAGTGCCCGCACCCCAATAACTATTTTTTAGATGATATGTTTGAATGGGGGAATAGATGATTTGAACGGTCAAACGGGTCGTCTAGGGCTTTCAGTATCACGAACCCAGCGAACCCAGTTCCAAGCAGCGTGCCGCTAGCTTTTCCCGCCTGCTCATACTCAGTTCTCGTATGAGTAGTTCCGGCACCGACCACCGGCTTGCGGACATCGCGTTGCGAGACACGCGGGTTTCGGACGCCATTGACGAACCGATGCGGGCGATGATCCTCGATATTCTCTCGGAGGAGGCGCTAACGGCAACCGAGGTCCACAAACGTCTTGATGACCGCGGCGTTGACCGCACGGAGAACACGGTCCGCCATCACATCAACGAGTTACGAGATGCCGGTCTCGTCGATGTGGTCCGCTTTGAGGAGGGGCGCGGCGGGACGACGAAGTACTACCACGCAAATACGATCGTCCTCTCGTACTCGCTTCCTGAGTCAGCGGATGACGCTGTCGAGGAGATGATTGAGGCCGTTCAGCCCCAGATTTGGGATGCACTCGGGACGCTCACAGAAGACCACGAGGACGCGATAGCGGAGATCGTCGCAGATATGCAACCGTGTGAGCACTGTCAGACCCAGAAGTACGAAACCTACGTGCTCCTAACTGTCCTCCGCCGGGCGTTCGTTCGTGCGCACAGAGAGTCCTAAGCGACAAAATCGGGATTGTTGGGCTCCATCAATAAGGCCACAACATGAAATAATCGGTCGCTGAAGGCTGTGCATGGATCAAGATTACCGATCAGCAACAACTGGTGTCGTCGGGAGTCCACTCGCACGCATTCCCGGTAGTTAGGTTGTTCTCGTCGATATATGCGGAGAGGCAGGCGTAGTTACAGAAATACGTTGGTGAGCCACAGCCGTTCTCGCAATCGCGGACGCAGATTGGATCATGGTCGAAGATCCGGGAGTCACAGTACGCACATGTCTCGTCTGTTTCGGGGGTTGAGACAGTCGTCGACATACTTGTGCTGAGGTGCCCCTCATAGAAAACGCTTCTTTGGGCTGTGATCAGTGAAGGAGTCTCGATCACCACCTCCTCCTCGAATTAGCAGCCTTCCCACCACCTTTTCGAACAGCGTTGAAAACAGTCACCTGTTACAAATCCTCAGGTTTCGGTTTGCGTCGTCCGTCGATATCCTTCGTACAAGGCCGGCAATCCAAGAGGAAGTGCGAGGAATCCAAACCCGAGAAGGGCATATCGGTCTCTATCCTGGTGTCGCACGACGAGGAAGGTCGTGACGATGCCGAATAACGCAATGACGTATGCGGTGTTGCTCCAGAGCACGTTGTAGGTCGAACAGTACAGCCAGCAAACGAACGTGTAGGCTGGGGCGTTCCAGGTCGGTGGATGGAGTTTCGGCCAGAAGAACCGGCAGTACGTGGTCCAGCCCAGCATTGCCAGGGTCGGCAACCCGACGAGCCATACCGCTGCCCCACGGCTTCTGTCACCGTATCGCCGGTATCCGGCGAGGAAGAGTGCGGGAAAGCAGAAAACCCACAGGCAGATGCCGATAGTGTAGGTCACTGGCCAGTGTTCGATGCGGGGCTGTGCAACCGGCAGCCGTACTGCCTCGGGCAGCGTCGCCCACGGGAACGAGGGGTCGGGAACGGGGTTCGTGAGGAACGCTACCAGACAGAGGACTGTCCCGACAAGTAGTCCGTACAGTCCCAGCGTCGTGTATCGGACGAGCCACGGTGGAAGCTGCAGATGCGTTGACTCTTGACGGCGGTCGGAGAATCCGGTCATCGTTCAAGTTTACCGGGTGGAAATCAGGTATCTCGTTCGAGTGCTTCGCGTCGCTGTTCGTATTCCTCGTCGGTCAGCTCTCCGCGGGCGTAGGCGAGCCGGAGCTCCTCGAGGGCTTGGTCTGAGCTACTCTCACTTCCCGTAATCGCGCGGTAGATGAGGTAGCCACCGCCGACGAGGGCGGCGAGGAACAGTAACTGCATCACGATGCCGACGATGAACATCCAGCCAGGCATCGTCCCGTCGCCCCACATATGACCGCCCCACGTACCACCCATCATCGGACCGAACCCCATCATTCCGAAGCCCATGAAGAACAACGGGACGATGAATACGGCGCCGATGATAACGAGAAGGAGCGTGACAAGTCGTGTGTCGTCTGAATTTGTCGGCATATTGTGATCCCTCCGTGAGTTTGGTTCTCAAGTATTACTACGTACTAACTATTCAATGCGGTTATGCCTTCGACCTGCGTGCTTCTCCCACCGCTATTCTTTTGAATTCATACTTCCCACGGCTCTAACCCGAACTATCTGAAGGAAAACTGCAAAAGATGATCCGCACGATGAAACATCTATGCAGGTGACGATGGTCGAGGGTATCTTCGAAGCCCTCCGAATCGGTGTCGGATTCCTCTGGACGGCGGCGTGGGCGATCATTATGGGACTCACGATCACAAGTCTGGTCCAAGTCTACGTCTCCAAGGAGCGAATGGCACAGGTGCTGGGCGACGGTGATCTGAGCGGGCTCACCAAGGCGACCGCGTTCGGGGCGGCAAGTAGCGGGTGCAGTTTCGGCGCCGTCGCCATCGGGAAGGGGCTGTTCAAGAAGGGGGCGCACGCGGTGAACTTTCTCGCGTTTATGTTCGCGTCGACGAATCTGATCGTCGAACTCGGGCTGATGATTCTGATTCTGCTCGGCTGGGAGTTCCTCTTGGCGGAACTGCTGGGCGGCCTCATCCTCATCGCCGTGATGGCCGTTCTCGTCCACCTCACACTGCCAGAGAACCTCTTCGACGAGGTCCGAGAGACGCTCAACGAGCGCGACCGCGAGTCCGGCGTCACCGAGGACCCGACCTGCGGGATGGAAGGCAAAGACGAGTACACCCTCACCACTGACGGCGGCGAGACGCTGGAGTTCTGTTCGGAGGGCTGTATGGAGACGTACCTGCAGGAGGCGTCCAGCCGCGGCGGGTGGCGTGACGAGTTGTTGTCGTGGGGTGGCTGGTACAAGGTCGGGAACCAGTACCGCAAGGAGTGGTCGATGATCTGGAAAGACGTTATCGCTGGCTTCCTCATCTCCGGGTTCGTCATCGTCTTCGTCCCCCAGTGGGTCTGGAACACGCTGTTCATCCAGGGTGACGGCCTCCTCGTCACCGCCGAGAACGCGATTATGGGCGTCGCCATCGCCGTCATCAGCTTCGTTGGGAGCATGGGCAACGTTCCCTTTGCCGTCGCGCTTTGGGGCGGCGGCATCAGCTTCGCCGGCGTCATCGCGTTCGTCTACGCCGACCTCATCACAATCCCCGTCCTGAACGTCTACCGGAAGTACTACGGCTGGAAGGTCATGCTGTACATCCTCGGCGTCTTCTTCGTCACGATGGCGTTCACGGGCTTCCTCATGGAGTTGCTGTTCGACGCCTTCGGCATCGTCCCCGATTTAGCCGGTGGTGAGACGGCGACCGAACAGACATACTTCGAACTAAACTACACGTTCTACCTCAACCTCATCGCGTTCGCGCTTTCCGGATTCCTGCTGTACGTCTATCGTCGTGGTCTCGGTGCGCCCGGCCAGTACCGCGACCCCGTCTGTGGGATGCGGACTGACGACAGCGAGCCATCGGCGACGTACGACGGCGAGACGTACTACTTCTGCTCGCAAACCTGTAAGGAGACCTTCGGAGAGAACCCGGACGAATACGCCACCGGGCATCCGATGGTGATGGAGGGACACGACCACTAACGGACA comes from the Halobacterium noricense genome and includes:
- a CDS encoding ArsR/SmtB family transcription factor gives rise to the protein MSSSGTDHRLADIALRDTRVSDAIDEPMRAMILDILSEEALTATEVHKRLDDRGVDRTENTVRHHINELRDAGLVDVVRFEEGRGGTTKYYHANTIVLSYSLPESADDAVEEMIEAVQPQIWDALGTLTEDHEDAIAEIVADMQPCEHCQTQKYETYVLLTVLRRAFVRAHRES
- a CDS encoding ParA family protein, with protein sequence MTDTNTARITVANQKGGAGKTTDVIHTGGALSARGHDVLLVDIDYHGGLTCSLGYNDLYYDTDRTTLFDVLDFDQMESVNDIIVEHEEFDILPASEKLANNKNIQTLLEAPKSRERLEMTLDELEKDYDYIIVDTPPSLNVLTDNALVATGNVVIPVIPEKLNANSLQIFAKQLSSLEQAYGDINRLAIVCNRVEQNAEHRDTIEEIKSAYSLPVFEIPKRTDLSQSIGEGVSVFGFGKENQRVEDARDLFNEIADLFDETFEKTAPEEVEA
- a CDS encoding heavy-metal-associated domain-containing protein, producing the protein MSDTTQFRVMDFDCPTCASTVERALSNVDGVQHVEVHYATGRVEIEYDDNVADPDAFAQTIENQGYTPQPA
- a CDS encoding permease, encoding MQVTMVEGIFEALRIGVGFLWTAAWAIIMGLTITSLVQVYVSKERMAQVLGDGDLSGLTKATAFGAASSGCSFGAVAIGKGLFKKGAHAVNFLAFMFASTNLIVELGLMILILLGWEFLLAELLGGLILIAVMAVLVHLTLPENLFDEVRETLNERDRESGVTEDPTCGMEGKDEYTLTTDGGETLEFCSEGCMETYLQEASSRGGWRDELLSWGGWYKVGNQYRKEWSMIWKDVIAGFLISGFVIVFVPQWVWNTLFIQGDGLLVTAENAIMGVAIAVISFVGSMGNVPFAVALWGGGISFAGVIAFVYADLITIPVLNVYRKYYGWKVMLYILGVFFVTMAFTGFLMELLFDAFGIVPDLAGGETATEQTYFELNYTFYLNLIAFALSGFLLYVYRRGLGAPGQYRDPVCGMRTDDSEPSATYDGETYYFCSQTCKETFGENPDEYATGHPMVMEGHDH
- a CDS encoding tyrosine-type recombinase/integrase — encoded protein: MPDRALSTPLDDSFERYLQDKGKGRGGGGGNYRRNAARELERFAEWAAGDRGADDWTGIVPDDIDREPTFDDLDERVFREYARHLGGDRGLKQNTVQTYYRYISAWCGWCVNEGYLEAHYAQRASAMAPLPEDDGRKPGDQQAWTSEQRHALTRHVDERARDAVETYTTLPEGTDPLDKQRARYAALKAARDRALVFVLAYTAVRVGELLRDPNDPRRRGVRWEDLSLDDGSMDVYRKKQQWDAASLPDPVISPLRSYRQLMDPPTERWPVFPTFDQRTLAGLVQDDLADRGEHTEAIAERRGEYARDLLLALDEDIRPPSITTDGARSILQRLSEAAEIDIDHPKHDYLAPHGGRRGMGEVLVRAFGYTVAARYLDNSEEMVRERYSHIEAGELGNVATEALEEIDSIP
- a CDS encoding heavy metal translocating P-type ATPase — encoded protein: MNKQSITQYYRKHRKAIVTATSGLLYGGGWSLGYLTSFNTASAAILILATIVGGYDIAKTAYHEVTNRTLGIKTLVTLAAIGAIIIGEYWEAAAVVFLFSLGSYLEGRTMRKTRTALQELLEMTPDTATVRRDGELQEVPAREVEEDEVVVVKPGGKIPVDGDVVDGESAVNQAPVTGESAPVHKADGDEVYAGTVNQEGALEIRTTGAGSDTTLERIIRRVEEAQEAQSPTESLIDRFAKYYTPAVIVLAIGAYAVTQNAILSLTLLVIGCPGALVIGPPVSIVSAIGNAARSGVLMKGGEHLERAGKIDLVAFDKTGTLTKGETTVADVEGFGAADDEVLSLAATAEKKSEHHLADAIVDAAREDPTAATDGGTTVAQADDTDASLQSIPDPDDFDVVAGKGVITHTDGHEVVVGNRALLDDRDIDVPSRVADYVREREGRGETVVHVVRDGDVIGAIAMRDELREAAPGVVAALQEAGIETVMLTGDNERTAAAVAEEVGIDDYRAELLPEDKQSVIEGYQADGHVVAMVGDGINDAPSLATADVGIAMGAAGTDTAIETADMALMADDLERIPYAVKLSKATRWNVLENVGLAVLTVTVLLAGVLTSYVTLASGMLVHEASVLLVILNGMRLLRY
- a CDS encoding SHOCT domain-containing protein, which translates into the protein MPTNSDDTRLVTLLLVIIGAVFIVPLFFMGFGMMGFGPMMGGTWGGHMWGDGTMPGWMFIVGIVMQLLFLAALVGGGYLIYRAITGSESSSDQALEELRLAYARGELTDEEYEQRREALERDT